The following coding sequences are from one Streptomyces venezuelae window:
- the moaC gene encoding cyclic pyranopterin monophosphate synthase MoaC — MTAISRGNTPGAPEQQRLTHIDEAGAARMVDVSAKDVTARTARASGRVLVSPRVIELLRGEGVPKGDALATARIAGIMGAKRTPDLIPLCHPLAVSGVKLDLSVADDAVEILATVKTTDRTGVEMEALTAVSVAALTVVDMVKAVDKGAVITDVRVEEKTGGKSGTWNREGAGA, encoded by the coding sequence ATGACCGCGATTTCCCGGGGGAACACCCCCGGAGCCCCTGAGCAGCAGCGACTGACCCACATCGACGAGGCGGGCGCCGCCCGCATGGTCGACGTGTCCGCCAAGGACGTCACGGCCCGCACCGCCCGCGCCAGCGGCCGCGTCCTGGTCTCGCCGCGCGTGATCGAGCTGCTGCGCGGCGAGGGCGTGCCCAAGGGGGACGCCCTGGCGACCGCGCGGATCGCGGGGATCATGGGGGCCAAGCGCACCCCTGACCTGATCCCGCTCTGCCACCCGCTGGCCGTCTCCGGAGTGAAGCTCGACCTCTCCGTGGCCGACGACGCCGTGGAGATCCTCGCCACCGTGAAGACGACCGACCGCACGGGCGTCGAGATGGAGGCCCTCACCGCCGTCAGCGTCGCCGCCCTCACGGTGGTCGACATGGTGAAGGCCGTCGACAAGGGCGCCGTCATCACGGACGTCCGGGTCGAGGAGAAGACCGGCGGCAAGT
- the glp gene encoding gephyrin-like molybdotransferase Glp — protein MSSSTTTPPTGQNAFWSVEEHLDDILEAVRPLEPIELQLLDAQGCVLVEDVTVPVSLPPFDNSSMDGYAVRVADVAGASEEFPAVLTVVGDVAAGAGAQPTVGPGQAARIMTGAPLPPGAEAVVPVEWTDGGLGEGPVSGMRAHSAAPEGASGEVRVHRPAAARAHVRARGSDVQAGDRALAAGAVLGPPQIALLAAIGRGTVKVRPRPRVVVMSTGSELIQPGEQLADGQIYDSNSFALTAAARDAGAIAYRVGAVADDAETLRSTIEDQLIRADLIVTTGGVSVGAYDVVKEALSAIGDPDDEDGIGAGSGVEFRKIAMQPGKPQGFGSIGPDHTPLLALPGNPVSSYVSFELFVRPAIRTLMGLPEVHRTTTRAELLSDKALSSPEGRRQFLRGKYDAEAGRVTPVGGSGSHLIAALAHANALIVIPEDTTSVEPAAEVEVVLLG, from the coding sequence TTGAGCAGCAGCACGACGACACCGCCCACCGGCCAGAACGCGTTCTGGTCGGTGGAAGAGCATCTGGACGACATCCTCGAAGCCGTCCGCCCGCTCGAACCCATCGAGCTCCAACTCCTGGACGCGCAGGGCTGCGTCCTGGTCGAGGACGTGACGGTGCCCGTCTCGCTGCCGCCCTTCGACAACAGCTCCATGGACGGGTACGCGGTGCGGGTCGCCGACGTCGCGGGCGCGAGCGAGGAGTTCCCCGCCGTCCTCACGGTCGTCGGCGACGTGGCCGCGGGCGCGGGCGCGCAGCCCACCGTCGGCCCCGGCCAGGCCGCCCGCATCATGACCGGCGCCCCACTGCCGCCCGGCGCCGAGGCCGTCGTCCCCGTGGAGTGGACCGACGGAGGCCTCGGCGAGGGCCCCGTCTCCGGAATGCGAGCCCACAGCGCCGCCCCCGAGGGCGCGTCCGGCGAGGTCCGCGTGCACCGCCCCGCCGCGGCACGCGCGCACGTGCGGGCCCGCGGCAGCGACGTCCAGGCGGGCGACCGCGCCCTGGCCGCGGGCGCCGTCCTCGGCCCCCCGCAGATCGCCCTCCTCGCCGCGATCGGCCGCGGGACGGTGAAGGTGCGCCCCCGCCCGCGCGTGGTCGTCATGTCCACCGGCAGTGAACTGATCCAGCCGGGCGAACAGTTGGCGGACGGCCAGATCTACGACTCCAACAGCTTCGCCCTCACCGCCGCGGCCCGCGACGCCGGAGCCATCGCCTACCGCGTGGGCGCCGTCGCCGACGACGCCGAGACGCTGCGCTCCACCATCGAGGACCAGCTGATCCGCGCCGACCTCATCGTCACCACGGGCGGCGTCAGCGTGGGGGCGTACGACGTCGTGAAGGAGGCCCTCTCCGCGATCGGTGACCCCGACGACGAGGACGGCATCGGGGCGGGCAGCGGCGTCGAGTTCCGCAAGATCGCCATGCAGCCGGGCAAGCCCCAGGGCTTTGGCTCCATCGGCCCCGACCACACACCGCTGCTCGCACTGCCGGGCAACCCGGTCTCCTCGTACGTCTCCTTCGAGCTCTTCGTGCGCCCCGCGATCCGCACCCTCATGGGCCTGCCCGAGGTGCACAGGACCACCACGCGCGCGGAGCTCCTCTCCGACAAGGCCCTGTCCTCTCCCGAGGGACGCCGCCAGTTCCTCCGCGGGAAGTACGACGCCGAGGCGGGCCGCGTGACACCCGTCGGCGGGTCGGGCTCACACCTGATCGCCGCTCTCGCGCACGCGAACGCGCTGATCGTCATCCCCGAGGACACCACGTCGGTGGAGCCCGCCGCCGAGGTCGAAGTGGTCCTGCTCGGCTGA
- the galU gene encoding UTP--glucose-1-phosphate uridylyltransferase GalU, with amino-acid sequence MTESQPPHGRITKAVIPAAGLGTRFLPATKATPKEMLPVVDKPAIQYVVEEAVSAGLDDVLMITGRNKRPLEDHFDRNYELESALLKKGDEARLAKVQESSDLATMHYVRQGDPRGLGHAVLCAAPHVGNEPFAVLLGDDLIDPRDPLLARMVEVQERHGGSVIALMEVAPEQIHLYGCAAVDGTEDGDVVKVTDLVEKPDAADAPSNYAIIGRYVLDPAVFGVLRTTEPGRGGEIQLTDALQQLAADEKIGGPVHGVVFKGRRYDTGDRGDYLRAIVRLACEREDLGPDFQSWLRSYVTEEM; translated from the coding sequence ATGACTGAGTCTCAGCCCCCCCACGGCCGGATCACCAAGGCGGTCATCCCCGCCGCAGGTCTCGGCACGCGCTTCCTGCCGGCCACCAAGGCCACGCCCAAGGAGATGCTGCCGGTCGTCGACAAGCCGGCGATCCAGTACGTGGTCGAGGAGGCCGTGTCCGCGGGTCTCGACGACGTCCTCATGATCACGGGTCGCAACAAGCGCCCGCTGGAGGACCACTTCGACCGCAACTACGAACTGGAGTCGGCCCTCCTGAAGAAGGGCGACGAGGCGCGACTCGCCAAGGTCCAGGAGTCCAGCGACCTCGCGACGATGCACTACGTCCGCCAGGGCGACCCCAGGGGGCTCGGTCACGCCGTCCTGTGCGCCGCTCCGCACGTCGGCAACGAGCCGTTCGCCGTGCTCCTCGGCGACGACCTGATCGACCCGCGCGACCCCCTGCTCGCCCGCATGGTCGAGGTCCAGGAGAGGCACGGCGGCAGCGTCATCGCCCTCATGGAGGTGGCCCCCGAGCAGATCCACCTCTACGGCTGCGCCGCCGTCGACGGCACCGAGGACGGCGACGTCGTCAAGGTCACCGACCTGGTCGAGAAGCCCGACGCCGCCGACGCCCCGTCGAACTACGCGATCATCGGGCGCTACGTACTCGACCCCGCCGTCTTCGGCGTACTGCGCACGACCGAGCCGGGCCGCGGCGGCGAGATCCAGCTCACCGACGCCCTGCAGCAGCTCGCGGCGGACGAGAAGATCGGCGGCCCGGTCCACGGCGTCGTCTTCAAGGGCCGCCGCTATGACACCGGCGACCGCGGCGACTATCTGCGTGCCATTGTCAGACTCGCGTGCGAACGTGAAGATCTGGGACCGGACTTCCAGTCCTGGCTTCGCAGTTACGTCACCGAGGAGATGTAG
- a CDS encoding 5-formyltetrahydrofolate cyclo-ligase yields MNGTSPTDAEGQPTKRTLRRGFLAVRNGLTEDDARKAAAVLADRALDLPELADARTVAAYVSVGREPGTGPLLDALHARGTRVLLPVLLPDNDLDWGAYDGTGSLTRVHHAGKMALLEPSGPRLGPDAVLEADAVLLPGLAVDARGMRLGRGGGSYDRVLTRLERAAAGPALVVLLYDSEVVAHLPDEEHDRPVHAVVSPSGARRFR; encoded by the coding sequence ATGAACGGAACCAGCCCTACCGATGCCGAAGGACAGCCAACCAAGCGCACGTTGCGGCGAGGCTTCCTCGCGGTGAGAAACGGGTTGACTGAGGATGACGCGCGGAAGGCGGCCGCGGTTCTCGCCGACCGCGCACTCGACCTGCCGGAGCTCGCCGACGCGCGGACCGTCGCCGCGTACGTGTCCGTGGGCCGCGAACCCGGCACCGGCCCCCTGCTCGACGCCCTCCACGCGCGCGGCACCCGCGTCCTGCTGCCGGTGCTGCTCCCGGACAACGACCTGGACTGGGGCGCGTACGACGGGACCGGCTCCCTCACCCGCGTACATCATGCCGGGAAGATGGCCCTCTTGGAGCCGTCCGGGCCGCGCCTCGGGCCGGACGCCGTCCTGGAGGCGGACGCCGTGCTGCTGCCGGGGCTTGCCGTGGACGCGCGCGGGATGCGGCTCGGGCGGGGCGGCGGATCGTACGACCGCGTCCTCACCCGGCTGGAGCGCGCGGCCGCCGGTCCCGCGCTCGTGGTGCTCCTGTACGACTCGGAAGTCGTCGCGCACCTCCCCGACGAGGAGCACGACCGGCCGGTGCACGCCGTCGTGTCGCCGTCGGGGGCGCGCCGGTTCCGCTAA